In the Oncorhynchus gorbuscha isolate QuinsamMale2020 ecotype Even-year linkage group LG05, OgorEven_v1.0, whole genome shotgun sequence genome, one interval contains:
- the LOC124035621 gene encoding nucleobindin-2-like isoform X2, which produces MSWSQVFHTSCLVLLVHLLCLEAVPISLDKTKVNQPEDKASEPPPSVDTGLHYDRYLREVIDFLEKDQHFREKLHNTDMEDIKMGKLAKELDFVSHHVRTQLDELKRQEVSRLRTLIKAKQDIEGGNDMAVDHQALLKQFEYLNHMNPHTFEVEDLDRLIKSATNDLENYDKERHEEFKKYEMTKDHERREHLKTLDDEGRKKEEEHYEEMKKKHADHPKVNHPGSQNQFKEVWEEADGLDPEDFDPKTFFKLHDSNGDGFFDEQELEALFTKELEKIYDPTNEEDDMVEMEEERLRMREHVMNEVDTNKDRLVSLEEFLIATKKKEFLEPDSWETLEQNQAYTDEEMREFEEHLTQQEEDLKQKASDLQKQRDELERQQEQLNSQKVELQQAVEHMERLKTQKVEPPPEVHEGNAIPEPQGEYHPFPLGHQDMSQNHPGMKQDNHLQNQIPHNTQDLSQPRLQDLPPGHQAVP; this is translated from the exons ATGTCTTGGAGCCAGGTATTCCACACCAGCTGCCTTGTGCTTCTGGTACATCTGCTCTGCCTGGAGGCAGTGCCCATCAGTCTGGACAAGACCAAGGTGAACCAGCCAGAGGACAAAGCCTCAGAGCCACCACCAAGTGTG GACACTGGACTCCACTATGACCGTTATCTCAGGGAAGTCATTGATTTTCTGGAAAAAGACCAGCATTTCAGAGAGAAGCTCCATAACACAGATATGGAGGACATCAAG ATGGGGAAGCTGGCCAAAGAGCTGGACTTTGTCAGCCACCATGTAAGGACACAACTGGACGAGCTAAAAAGGCAGGAGGTTAGCCGGCTACGGACACTGATCAAAGCCAAGCAAGACATTGAAGGAGGGAACG ATATGGCAGTAGACCACCAAGCTCTGCTGAAACAGTTTGAGTACCTGAACCACATGAATCCTCACACCTTTGAAGTGGAGGATCTGGACAGACTCATCAAATCA GCCACAAACGATCTGGAGAACTATGACAAGGAGCGCCATGAGGAGTTCAAGAAGTATGAGATGACGAAAGACCATGAGCGAAGGGAACACCTCAAGACTCTAGacgatgaagggaggaagaaggaggaagaaCATTACGAGGAGATGAAGAAGAAACATGCAGACCATCCCAAAGTCAACCACCCA GGCAGCCAGAATCAGTTCAAAGAGGTGTGGGAGGAAGCAGATGGTCTTGACCCTGAAGATTTTGACCCCAAGACCTTTTTCAAGCTGCATG ATTCCAATGGAGATGGCTTCTTCGATGAGCAGGAATTGGAGGCATTGTTTACGAAGGAG CTGGAGAAGATCTATGATCCTACCAATGAAGAGGACGATatggtggagatggaggaggagcgcCTGCGTATGAGAGAGCACGTCATGAACGAG GTGGACACCAACAAAGACAGACTGGTCTCCTTAGAAGAGTTCCTGATTGCCACAAAGAAAAAGGAATTCCTGGAACCAGATAGTTGGGAG ACCTTAGAGCAGAACCAGGCCTACAcagatgaggagatgagggagtTTGAGGAGCACCTGACCCAGCAGGAAGAGGACCTCAAACAGAAAGCATCAGACCTCCAGAAACAGAGGGATGAGTTGGAGAGGCAACAGGAACAGCTCAACTCACAGAAAGTAGAGCTTCAGCAG GCAGTAGAACACATGGAACGGTTGAAAACCCAGAAAGTTGAGCCCCCTCCAGAGGTTCATG AAGGGAATGCTATCCCAGAGCCACAAGGAGAGTACCATCCTTTTCCCCTGGGCCACCAAGATATGTCCCAAAACCACCCGGGTATGAAGCAAGACAACCACCTCCAGAACCAAATACCCCACAACACCCAGGATTTGTCCCAACCACGACTCCAAGATCTGCCCCCAGGCCATCAGGCAGTGCCATAG
- the LOC124035621 gene encoding nucleobindin-2-like isoform X1, which yields MSWSQVFHTSCLVLLVHLLCLEAVPISLDKTKVNQPEDKASEPPPSVDTGLHYDRYLREVIDFLEKDQHFREKLHNTDMEDIKMGKLAKELDFVSHHVRTQLDELKRQEVSRLRTLIKAKQDIEGGNDMAVDHQALLKQFEYLNHMNPHTFEVEDLDRLIKSATNDLENYDKERHEEFKKYEMTKDHERREHLKTLDDEGRKKEEEHYEEMKKKHADHPKVNHPGSQNQFKEVWEEADGLDPEDFDPKTFFKLHDSNGDGFFDEQELEALFTKELEKIYDPTNEEDDMVEMEEERLRMREHVMNEVDTNKDRLVSLEEFLIATKKKEFLEPDSWETLEQNQAYTDEEMREFEEHLTQQEEDLKQKASDLQKQRDELERQQEQLNSQKVELQQAVEHMERLKTQKVEPPPEVHVEGNAIPEPQGEYHPFPLGHQDMSQNHPGMKQDNHLQNQIPHNTQDLSQPRLQDLPPGHQAVP from the exons ATGTCTTGGAGCCAGGTATTCCACACCAGCTGCCTTGTGCTTCTGGTACATCTGCTCTGCCTGGAGGCAGTGCCCATCAGTCTGGACAAGACCAAGGTGAACCAGCCAGAGGACAAAGCCTCAGAGCCACCACCAAGTGTG GACACTGGACTCCACTATGACCGTTATCTCAGGGAAGTCATTGATTTTCTGGAAAAAGACCAGCATTTCAGAGAGAAGCTCCATAACACAGATATGGAGGACATCAAG ATGGGGAAGCTGGCCAAAGAGCTGGACTTTGTCAGCCACCATGTAAGGACACAACTGGACGAGCTAAAAAGGCAGGAGGTTAGCCGGCTACGGACACTGATCAAAGCCAAGCAAGACATTGAAGGAGGGAACG ATATGGCAGTAGACCACCAAGCTCTGCTGAAACAGTTTGAGTACCTGAACCACATGAATCCTCACACCTTTGAAGTGGAGGATCTGGACAGACTCATCAAATCA GCCACAAACGATCTGGAGAACTATGACAAGGAGCGCCATGAGGAGTTCAAGAAGTATGAGATGACGAAAGACCATGAGCGAAGGGAACACCTCAAGACTCTAGacgatgaagggaggaagaaggaggaagaaCATTACGAGGAGATGAAGAAGAAACATGCAGACCATCCCAAAGTCAACCACCCA GGCAGCCAGAATCAGTTCAAAGAGGTGTGGGAGGAAGCAGATGGTCTTGACCCTGAAGATTTTGACCCCAAGACCTTTTTCAAGCTGCATG ATTCCAATGGAGATGGCTTCTTCGATGAGCAGGAATTGGAGGCATTGTTTACGAAGGAG CTGGAGAAGATCTATGATCCTACCAATGAAGAGGACGATatggtggagatggaggaggagcgcCTGCGTATGAGAGAGCACGTCATGAACGAG GTGGACACCAACAAAGACAGACTGGTCTCCTTAGAAGAGTTCCTGATTGCCACAAAGAAAAAGGAATTCCTGGAACCAGATAGTTGGGAG ACCTTAGAGCAGAACCAGGCCTACAcagatgaggagatgagggagtTTGAGGAGCACCTGACCCAGCAGGAAGAGGACCTCAAACAGAAAGCATCAGACCTCCAGAAACAGAGGGATGAGTTGGAGAGGCAACAGGAACAGCTCAACTCACAGAAAGTAGAGCTTCAGCAG GCAGTAGAACACATGGAACGGTTGAAAACCCAGAAAGTTGAGCCCCCTCCAGAGGTTCATG TAGAAGGGAATGCTATCCCAGAGCCACAAGGAGAGTACCATCCTTTTCCCCTGGGCCACCAAGATATGTCCCAAAACCACCCGGGTATGAAGCAAGACAACCACCTCCAGAACCAAATACCCCACAACACCCAGGATTTGTCCCAACCACGACTCCAAGATCTGCCCCCAGGCCATCAGGCAGTGCCATAG